A portion of the Halobacillus ihumii genome contains these proteins:
- the pstC gene encoding phosphate ABC transporter permease subunit PstC has product MDKLLQSEGTELNVQQLIEQKRQRKSFANRFEKVIPVFLLLCACVSILTTVGILFTLLRESIGFFSEVNIVQFYTGTNWSPWTGEFGVAPLIGGTLLITAIATIVAVPIGLMAAIFLSEYASDRVRRTIKPILEVLAGIPTVVYGFFALTFVTPILQSFIPGLGIFNALSAGIVVGIMIVPMVASLSEDAMNSVPNSLREGAYGVGSTRFEVVTKVVLPAALSGIISSIVLAVSRAIGETMIVTIAAGATPNLTFNPTESIQSMTAFIVQAATGDTTYGSTIYYSLYAVGITLFVFTLLMNLLSQYISRKYREEY; this is encoded by the coding sequence ATGGATAAACTTTTGCAGTCTGAGGGAACAGAACTAAACGTTCAGCAATTAATTGAACAGAAAAGACAGAGAAAAAGTTTTGCAAACAGGTTTGAGAAAGTCATCCCCGTCTTTTTATTATTATGTGCATGTGTAAGTATCCTAACTACGGTCGGGATTCTGTTTACGTTATTAAGAGAATCAATCGGATTTTTTTCCGAGGTCAATATCGTTCAGTTCTATACGGGTACCAACTGGTCCCCATGGACAGGCGAGTTTGGGGTGGCGCCTTTAATTGGAGGCACCCTGCTGATCACAGCTATTGCTACAATTGTGGCCGTGCCAATAGGCTTGATGGCGGCTATTTTCTTGAGTGAATATGCCAGTGATCGTGTTAGAAGAACGATTAAGCCAATTTTAGAAGTGTTAGCGGGAATTCCTACAGTCGTTTATGGTTTTTTCGCTCTGACTTTCGTAACACCTATTCTTCAATCATTCATTCCGGGCTTGGGTATCTTTAACGCTCTAAGTGCAGGAATTGTTGTCGGAATCATGATCGTTCCAATGGTAGCGTCTTTATCAGAAGATGCTATGAACTCTGTACCGAATAGCTTACGGGAAGGAGCCTATGGTGTTGGTTCTACTAGGTTTGAGGTAGTCACCAAGGTCGTTCTTCCTGCAGCGCTTTCCGGCATTATTTCCTCGATAGTATTAGCTGTTTCCCGTGCAATTGGTGAAACGATGATTGTTACGATTGCCGCTGGAGCAACACCTAACCTTACGTTTAATCCGACAGAGTCGATCCAGTCCATGACAGCTTTTATTGTACAGGCAGCTACTGGGGATACAACTTACGGATCGACGATTTACTACAGTTTATATGCTGTCGGGATAACACTGTTTGTTTTCACTCTATTAATGAACTTGTTATCACAATATATTTCACGTAAGTATAGGGAGGAATACTAA
- the phoU gene encoding phosphate signaling complex protein PhoU: MPIRAQFDEELLSIKDQLKQLSLDVKESLDTAIHVLYQGDVDKARQIMEDDAFIDAKEEQINEEAILTIAKQQPVATDLRRLIVAIKISSDLERMADHSTNVAKATIHLGDKHGIKINPELREMAVLAMDMVDLAIKAFEHEDISLAQKLAEMDDEVDALYGKIVRELLEFTAVNPEQIQHIMQMAYTARYIERFADHITNIGESVFYLVKGKTYGLN, translated from the coding sequence ATGCCGATTCGTGCTCAATTTGACGAGGAATTATTAAGCATAAAAGACCAACTTAAACAGCTTTCCCTTGATGTTAAGGAATCACTGGATACAGCAATCCATGTGCTTTATCAGGGGGATGTGGATAAAGCTAGACAGATTATGGAAGACGATGCTTTTATAGATGCAAAAGAGGAGCAAATTAACGAAGAAGCCATCTTAACCATTGCTAAGCAACAACCTGTGGCGACAGACCTGCGACGATTAATTGTCGCTATCAAAATTTCGTCTGATCTGGAAAGGATGGCAGATCATTCTACAAATGTGGCTAAGGCTACTATCCATTTAGGAGATAAACATGGAATAAAGATCAATCCTGAACTGAGAGAAATGGCAGTCCTGGCGATGGATATGGTCGACTTGGCTATTAAAGCATTTGAGCACGAAGACATTTCACTCGCGCAAAAGCTTGCTGAAATGGATGATGAGGTCGATGCCCTTTATGGAAAAATTGTTCGGGAGCTGCTTGAATTTACAGCAGTTAATCCAGAACAAATCCAGCACATTATGCAAATGGCATACACGGCACGCTATATTGAGAGATTTGCGGATCATATTACTAATATTGGCGAAAGTGTCTTCTATTTAGTAAAAGGAAAAACGTACGGTTTAAATTAG
- the pstA gene encoding phosphate ABC transporter permease PstA: MLEHKERPINRKVKKRLWLNAIMKTGFFAATLIGLIFLALLLYRVLNQGIGYLSWDYITSFPAPFPEEAGIWAGLVGSIMLMVIVAAIAVTIGVATAIYLEEYAPKNKFTEFIRANIQNLAGVPSIVFGLLGLTFFVYMFSIGYRLLAGGLTMALLILPVIVVASQEAVRSVPNELREASYGMGASKWQTIARIILPAALPGMLTGTIIALSRAIGETAPLIIVGAATAIYTLPDSLLSKYTVMPIQIYNWTGRPQEEWQYVAAAGIIVLLVVLLMMNAIAVGIRNKFQKRL, from the coding sequence ATGCTTGAGCACAAGGAACGACCAATAAATCGAAAGGTAAAGAAGAGATTGTGGCTCAATGCCATAATGAAAACGGGATTTTTCGCAGCTACATTGATTGGACTGATTTTTCTAGCCTTACTTCTCTATAGAGTCTTGAATCAAGGAATTGGATACTTGAGCTGGGATTACATTACGAGTTTCCCGGCTCCATTTCCTGAAGAGGCAGGGATATGGGCAGGACTAGTTGGATCAATTATGTTAATGGTAATTGTAGCTGCTATTGCCGTCACCATTGGAGTGGCTACAGCAATTTATCTAGAAGAATATGCGCCTAAAAATAAATTCACCGAATTTATACGGGCAAATATTCAAAACCTAGCTGGGGTTCCTTCCATTGTATTTGGTTTGTTAGGCTTAACATTTTTCGTTTATATGTTCAGTATTGGTTACCGATTATTGGCAGGCGGGTTGACGATGGCCTTATTGATCTTGCCCGTTATCGTAGTGGCTTCACAAGAGGCTGTCCGTTCAGTACCAAACGAATTGAGAGAAGCATCTTATGGTATGGGAGCATCGAAGTGGCAAACCATTGCCCGGATTATTCTTCCTGCTGCTCTTCCTGGTATGCTAACCGGGACGATTATCGCACTTTCCAGAGCAATAGGTGAAACAGCTCCACTAATTATCGTTGGCGCTGCCACGGCTATTTATACGTTACCAGATTCCTTACTTTCAAAATACACGGTCATGCCGATTCAAATATATAACTGGACAGGTAGACCACAGGAAGAGTGGCAGTATGTGGCAGCAGCTGGGATTATCGTATTGCTCGTTGTGTTGTTGATGATGAACGCTATTGCAGTAGGTATTAGAAATAAATTTCAGAAACGCCTATAA
- a CDS encoding 5-formyltetrahydrofolate cyclo-ligase: MNKNKWRIKGKSLLSSYTEAEKNDIEISIHNQLFQSSLWNSAEVVAVTVSLSHEWSTQPIIEKAWEQGKKVVVPKCNPELKTLTFYNLQSYEQLEVVYYGLQEPSPAKAEAVKKEEIDLLVVPGLIFDRKGYRIGFGGGFYDRFLADYRGVTVSLVSKKQVTRELPFEGFDIPVQHIITEEQWLTI; the protein is encoded by the coding sequence ATGAATAAAAACAAATGGCGAATTAAAGGAAAGTCCCTGCTGAGTTCTTATACCGAAGCAGAAAAAAATGATATAGAAATATCGATACATAATCAACTGTTTCAATCATCATTGTGGAATTCGGCTGAAGTTGTTGCCGTGACGGTTTCACTTTCTCATGAATGGTCCACACAACCGATCATTGAAAAAGCGTGGGAGCAAGGAAAGAAAGTCGTCGTGCCTAAATGTAATCCCGAATTAAAAACGCTTACATTTTATAATTTACAGAGTTATGAACAATTGGAAGTTGTTTATTACGGTTTACAGGAACCATCTCCTGCTAAAGCAGAAGCTGTCAAGAAGGAAGAAATTGATCTATTGGTCGTACCAGGATTAATCTTTGATCGAAAAGGTTATCGAATTGGATTTGGAGGAGGGTTTTATGACCGATTCCTTGCGGATTATAGAGGTGTGACGGTTTCGCTTGTATCTAAAAAACAAGTTACAAGAGAGCTGCCTTTCGAAGGATTTGATATTCCAGTTCAACATATTATAACTGAAGAGCAATGGTTGACGATTTAG
- a CDS encoding rhomboid family intramembrane serine protease, which produces MYIKQEYFLWKIAQDLVNSQDCEVLHVNNTSSEIWLEKDIKGKTHVFRLYHAQFDWRNQLIRDLENIHLQIKQNRRLFRNKKVVVHCLYISQYPPVDEWENINKDQLPLNTNTNIVYLDDDHKREGIHSLYDGLGMTPPEWSLEVSEQEAETQVHYLKHLMKGSQRKRKRETQAIFTFGKPLLTYVLLVLNVLMYLFIEFKGSSTSIVTLIEYGAKYNPAIVNGEWWRILSSMFLHIGTLHLLMNMLALYYLGTAVERIYGTLRFTWIYFMAGIFGGIASFMLNPQVAAGASGAIFGLFGALLYFGVHYKRLFLRTMGYNLFIVIGINLAFGLLVPQVDNGAHMGGLIGGFIASAICNLPKKKQWLLQTVAVLIYTVSMGLMLFFGIQQVDNRSYALVQVQLSQNLIEEQNYREAISMTTDALSNPGDYQAELLFNRSYAYTKTEQYAKAVEDLVRVTDLDPEFAEAHYNLALLYRQAGKAEKAETLANKAARLKPEREQFQKLKESFDQ; this is translated from the coding sequence TTGTATATCAAACAGGAATATTTTTTATGGAAAATCGCACAGGATCTTGTCAATAGTCAAGATTGCGAGGTATTACATGTAAATAATACTAGTAGTGAAATATGGCTTGAAAAAGATATAAAGGGAAAAACACATGTTTTCCGGCTTTACCATGCTCAATTTGATTGGCGTAACCAATTAATCCGTGACTTGGAAAACATTCATTTACAAATCAAGCAAAATCGACGGTTGTTCCGCAATAAAAAGGTTGTAGTTCATTGTCTCTATATTTCTCAATACCCTCCAGTTGACGAATGGGAAAATATTAATAAAGACCAGCTTCCTCTTAATACAAACACAAATATTGTTTATTTAGATGATGATCATAAACGAGAAGGCATTCATAGCTTATACGATGGGTTAGGAATGACTCCTCCTGAATGGTCGCTGGAAGTAAGCGAACAGGAAGCAGAAACTCAAGTTCATTACTTGAAACATCTTATGAAAGGAAGCCAACGTAAAAGAAAGCGTGAAACGCAGGCCATCTTTACATTTGGAAAACCTTTGTTGACCTACGTGTTACTGGTGTTAAACGTATTGATGTACTTATTTATTGAGTTTAAAGGCAGTTCTACATCCATTGTTACGCTGATTGAATATGGAGCCAAGTATAATCCAGCAATTGTCAACGGCGAATGGTGGCGTATTCTAAGTTCGATGTTTCTTCATATAGGGACTCTTCATCTGCTCATGAATATGTTGGCGTTATACTACCTGGGTACAGCTGTAGAGCGAATTTATGGAACTCTCCGGTTTACATGGATCTATTTCATGGCTGGTATTTTCGGCGGAATAGCCAGCTTTATGCTAAATCCTCAAGTTGCTGCAGGCGCTTCCGGGGCTATTTTCGGCTTATTCGGCGCTTTGTTATATTTCGGTGTACATTACAAAAGGTTGTTTCTTCGAACAATGGGTTATAATTTATTTATTGTGATCGGAATAAACCTTGCTTTCGGTCTGCTCGTTCCTCAAGTCGATAATGGTGCCCACATGGGAGGTTTAATAGGCGGATTTATCGCTTCTGCTATATGCAATCTTCCTAAAAAGAAACAATGGTTGCTCCAAACTGTGGCCGTTTTAATTTATACGGTCTCGATGGGACTGATGCTCTTTTTTGGAATTCAACAGGTGGATAATCGATCTTATGCCCTCGTTCAAGTTCAACTTTCTCAAAACTTAATAGAGGAGCAAAATTATCGAGAAGCGATAAGTATGACAACAGATGCCCTTAGTAACCCGGGTGACTATCAAGCTGAATTACTTTTTAATAGGTCCTATGCCTACACAAAAACCGAACAGTACGCCAAGGCGGTCGAAGATCTAGTCCGCGTCACTGATTTAGATCCTGAGTTTGCTGAAGCACACTATAATTTAGCGTTGCTGTATCGACAGGCTGGGAAGGCAGAAAAGGCTGAAACACTTGCAAACAAAGCAGCACGATTAAAACCTGAGCGTGAACAGTTTCAAAAGCTAAAGGAAAGTTTTGATCAATAG
- a CDS encoding YqgQ family protein has protein sequence MRTIYDIQQFLKQFGTFIYVGDRLAELQLMEQEIKELNRSQCITGEDYKMAILLLRTEIAKMQDDHKGEASK, from the coding sequence ATGAGAACAATTTATGATATTCAGCAATTTTTAAAACAGTTCGGAACTTTTATTTATGTAGGAGACCGCTTGGCGGAACTCCAGCTAATGGAACAAGAGATAAAGGAATTAAATCGATCGCAGTGTATTACAGGGGAAGATTATAAAATGGCGATTTTGTTACTACGGACTGAAATCGCTAAAATGCAAGATGACCATAAAGGAGAGGCAAGTAAATGA
- the rpmG gene encoding 50S ribosomal protein L33, protein MRVNITLACTETGDRNYITTKNKRTNPERLELNKYSPRLGKYTLHRETK, encoded by the coding sequence ATGCGTGTAAACATTACACTTGCTTGCACTGAAACTGGTGACCGTAATTATATTACTACAAAAAATAAGCGTACCAATCCTGAGCGTCTGGAGCTAAATAAATACAGCCCGCGACTAGGCAAATATACGCTTCATCGTGAAACAAAATAA
- a CDS encoding endolytic transglycosylase MltG — translation MKQSVRSFSIGLMAATLILSIFYWMEPKEMAGKAQQLSEDDMIRKLESGGYHIFTDSQLEDEKNQVGTVQETTVKKDTPAEPPAKVTFAIESGMSSTEISHMLADAELIDDVEAFDEYMRKQELSRYIQIGEYEVPRGMTIEQTADIITSK, via the coding sequence ATGAAACAGTCCGTACGTTCATTTTCAATTGGATTAATGGCTGCAACTCTTATTTTAAGTATTTTTTACTGGATGGAACCTAAGGAAATGGCAGGAAAGGCACAACAGCTTTCCGAAGATGATATGATCAGAAAACTCGAGAGTGGTGGATACCATATTTTCACTGATTCACAGCTCGAAGATGAAAAAAACCAGGTTGGGACAGTGCAGGAAACTACTGTAAAAAAAGATACTCCAGCAGAACCACCTGCAAAAGTGACTTTTGCGATAGAGTCTGGCATGAGTTCAACTGAGATTAGTCACATGCTTGCTGATGCAGAATTAATTGATGATGTAGAAGCCTTTGACGAATATATGCGCAAGCAAGAACTCAGTCGATACATACAAATTGGTGAATATGAAGTTCCACGGGGAATGACAATAGAACAAACTGCTGATATTATTACCTCAAAATAA
- the pstB gene encoding phosphate ABC transporter ATP-binding protein PstB yields MTVKLDERKDMKTTTSVENRTKGDHQKKTVEEESKVFQVSDLNLWYGSDQALYKINMEIPEKRVTAIIGPSGCGKSTYLKALNRMVEMIPIVKTSGTIKYRDKNIYEDKFHVEELRAKVGMVFQKPNPFPKSVYDNVAYGPRVHGIKKKAILDEIVEKSLRDAAIWDELKDRLDENAYGLSGGQQQRVCIARALAVEPDVILMDEPTSALDPISTLKVEELVQELKKKYSIVIVTHNMQQAARISDKTAFFLNGELIEFAETDELFQNPSDKRTEDYITGRFG; encoded by the coding sequence ATGACAGTTAAATTGGATGAAAGAAAAGACATGAAAACTACTACAAGCGTCGAAAACCGGACGAAGGGCGACCATCAAAAGAAAACAGTTGAGGAAGAGAGCAAAGTCTTTCAAGTATCGGACTTAAACTTGTGGTACGGTTCTGATCAGGCATTATATAAAATCAATATGGAAATTCCGGAAAAAAGGGTTACGGCTATTATTGGCCCTTCCGGCTGTGGTAAATCGACTTATTTAAAGGCCCTGAATCGAATGGTGGAAATGATTCCTATTGTCAAAACTTCAGGAACCATAAAATATCGTGATAAGAATATCTATGAGGATAAATTTCATGTAGAAGAGCTACGTGCAAAGGTAGGGATGGTCTTTCAAAAACCCAACCCATTTCCGAAATCCGTTTATGATAACGTGGCCTATGGACCACGTGTGCATGGGATTAAGAAAAAAGCAATACTTGATGAAATTGTGGAGAAGAGTTTAAGAGATGCTGCGATCTGGGATGAGCTGAAAGATCGTTTAGACGAAAATGCCTATGGCTTGTCAGGCGGGCAGCAACAGCGCGTTTGTATTGCTCGTGCTTTAGCGGTAGAGCCTGATGTGATTTTAATGGATGAGCCGACTTCAGCGCTGGATCCGATTTCGACTTTAAAAGTAGAAGAGCTTGTACAAGAACTTAAGAAAAAGTACAGTATTGTTATTGTAACCCACAATATGCAGCAAGCAGCACGTATTTCAGATAAAACAGCCTTTTTTCTAAATGGTGAGTTAATCGAATTTGCTGAAACGGATGAATTGTTCCAAAATCCAAGTGATAAGCGGACGGAAGACTATATTACAGGTCGTTTTGGTTAA